The Anastrepha ludens isolate Willacy chromosome 2, idAnaLude1.1, whole genome shotgun sequence genome contains a region encoding:
- the LOC128869151 gene encoding growth hormone-regulated TBC protein 1-A — MDVAASSNSRFSDVDEYGFKRSDNFDYKNYEQFMSGYLKTLTKRRMKWEAILQRNSDLTIVDNKLKRYIRKGIPGPFRPDVWMKISGASKLQQRSPTLYRNLLSAHYEKEICDSITIDLPRTFPDNIHFDTKKERLFNILVAYAHHNREVGYCQGLNYIAGLLLIVTDDEEKSFWLLKHIVESIVPQYHTKNMANLLRDLAVFKEMIIRRAPQVNRHIENLGLPYAVIASKWFICIFAEVLPVETVLRIWDCVFAEGYKIVFRVALALFLTHKTAILRCDDIAALANLFRENMMQDDIVTNCHSFIEAMFKIRLKRSELEALRKVCVGRNNT, encoded by the exons ATGGATGTAGCGGCCAGTAGCAACTCAAGATTCAG CGATGTTGACGAATATGGCTTTAAACGCTCGGATAATTTCGATTACAAGAATTATGAGCAATTCATGTCCGGTTACCTGAAGACACTCACGAAGCGTCGTATGAAATGGGAAGCCATCTTGCAACGTAATTCCGATCTCACTATAGTCGATAACAAATTAAAACGGTACATACGAAAGGGCATACCAG gCCCATTTCGTCCTGATGTTTGGATGAAAATTTCCGGTGCCTCCAAACTGCAACAGCGCTCGCCTACGCTTTATCGTAATTTGTTGAGCGCGCATTACGAGAAAGAAATCTGCGATTCCATAACAATTGATCTACCTCGTACATTTCCTGACAATATTCACTTTGATACGAAAAAGGAGCGTCTCTTCAATATATTGGTTGCGTATGCGCATCATAATCGCGAAGTGGGCTACTGCCAGGGCTTGAATTATATTGCGG GTCTGCTGTTGATTGTCACAGACGATGAAGAGAAATCGTTTTGGTTATTGAAGCATATTGTCGAGAGCATTGTGCCGCAGTATCATACAAAAAATATGGCGAACTTACTAAGGGACTTGGCAGTATTCAAGGAGATGATTATCCGACGAGCGCCGCAAGTTAATCGACACATAGAAAATTtag GCTTACCATATGCTGTGATAGCGAGCAAATGGTTCATTTGCATATTCGCTGAGGTGCTTCCTGTAGAAACAGTGCTGCGTATTTGGGACTGCGTGTTTGCGGAGGGTTATAAG ATTGTCTTTCGCGTGGCATTAGCATTATTCCTAACACACAAAACAGCAATACTCCGCTGCGATGATATCGCTGCATTAGCGAATTTATTTCGTGAAAACATGATGCAGGATGACATTGTTACCAACTGCCATAGTTTTATAGAAGCCATGTTCAAGATACGTTTGAAACGCAGTGAACTGGAGGCATTACGCAAAGTGTGCGTAGGGCGCAACAATACTTAA
- the LOC128869176 gene encoding MICOS complex subunit MIC27 yields MLRKVLIVTPATAVLFAAVPVKQKEPKAVEKVEVNNFKCKPSDLPLYQSLHELYSPKSELHPAKDSAMRQTIEGGVRVVRTEVQAGLSALAEQKANFDNYIDTAKAHTQSTIDYLNEPQNVLPRSGAIAVGGLSGFIFAARGGFIKKVLYTTIGAGAVASLCYPRQTEVFARDALVHARKGFAIAYNFVKGVKPGDEVEPETVSKFPTSFEDLKYLVLDLYDEGKEAIFGKKK; encoded by the exons ATGCTCCGAAAAGTTCTTATAGTGACACCAGCGACTGCTGTGTTATTTGCTGCCGTGCCAGTAAAACAGAAGGAACCGAAAGCAGTTGAAAAGGTGGAAGTTAACAACTTCAAGTGCAAGCCCAGTGATTTGCCACTTTATCAATCGCTGCACGAATTATACAG CCCTAAGTCAGAATTACATCCCGCAAAGGACTCTGCGATGCGTCAAACTATCGAAGGTGGAGTGCGTGTTGTACGCACCGAGGTGCAGGCTGGCCTGAGTGCACTTGCCGAACAGAAGGCCAATTTTGACAACTACATAGACACAGCCAAGGCACATACGCAGTCCACCATCGACTATCTAAATGAGCCGCAAAATGTGTTGCCACGTAGCGGAGCCATAGCCGTTGGTGGTTTGTCTGGTTTCATATTTGCCGCACGTGGTGGTTTCATTAAGAAAGTACTTTACACAACTATTGGTGCTGGCGCTGTAGCTTCACTCTGCTATCCACGGCAAACGGAAGTATTTGCACGTGATGCGTTAGTTCATGCGCGCAAAGGATTCGCCATCGCATATAACTTCGTAAAGGGGGTAAAACCAGGTGATGAAGTTGAACCTGAAACGGTCAGCAAATTCCCGACCAGCTTTGAAGACTTGAAGTATCTAGTCTTAGATCTATATGACGAAGGAAAAGAGGCGATATTtggcaaaaagaaataa